Proteins encoded in a region of the Streptomyces sp. NBC_01471 genome:
- a CDS encoding YihY/virulence factor BrkB family protein, with translation MQAANETGERHPGLLHRARALYRNVSKRRMAWLLLKDTVNSCMEYRILGLAAEAAFFTLLSLPPLLLSLIALLGYVDGWTDTHTVASLEKNILHAASTVLSDRGVHDFAEPLLENVTHGKRPDVVSIGFAFALWSGSRAVNVFIDTITVMYGLDGRRGIVMTRLLSIGLYIVALVIGAVVLPLAVAGPDRVVQFVPGAEQVISVLYWPVVVLLSIAFLTTLYHVSVPVRSPWIEDVPGALVALGMWFLGSLLLRIYLTSTVEGPTIYGSLAAPVAVLLWIGVSAFAVLVGAAVNAAIDRIWPSVATAAARAANERLRRQQTARPEGGAHTPDHPGAGAPEADDEGSDMPSEFPERWSKFLPPEDVTARLRTKKPEDKRSAPDQD, from the coding sequence GTGCAGGCAGCAAATGAAACAGGGGAGCGGCATCCAGGTCTGCTCCACCGGGCCAGAGCCCTCTATCGCAACGTCTCCAAGCGCAGAATGGCGTGGTTGCTCCTCAAGGACACCGTCAACTCGTGCATGGAGTACCGGATCCTGGGACTCGCGGCCGAGGCGGCCTTCTTCACGCTGCTTTCCCTGCCGCCGCTGCTGCTCAGCCTGATCGCCCTGCTCGGCTACGTCGACGGCTGGACCGACACGCACACCGTCGCCAGCCTGGAGAAGAACATCCTGCACGCGGCGAGCACCGTCCTCTCCGACCGGGGCGTGCACGACTTCGCCGAGCCGCTCCTGGAGAACGTCACCCACGGCAAGCGCCCCGACGTCGTCTCCATCGGTTTCGCCTTCGCCCTGTGGTCCGGATCGCGGGCGGTGAACGTCTTCATCGACACCATCACGGTGATGTACGGACTCGACGGCCGGCGCGGCATCGTCATGACCCGGCTGCTCTCCATCGGCCTCTACATCGTCGCACTGGTGATCGGGGCGGTGGTGCTGCCGCTCGCGGTGGCCGGCCCCGACCGGGTCGTGCAGTTCGTGCCCGGGGCCGAACAGGTCATCTCGGTCCTGTACTGGCCGGTCGTCGTCCTGCTGTCGATCGCCTTCCTCACCACGCTCTACCACGTGTCCGTACCGGTGCGCTCGCCCTGGATCGAGGACGTGCCGGGGGCCCTGGTGGCGCTGGGCATGTGGTTCCTGGGAAGCCTGCTGCTGCGCATCTACCTCACGAGCACGGTCGAGGGACCGACGATCTACGGCTCGCTGGCGGCGCCGGTCGCCGTGCTGCTGTGGATCGGGGTCTCGGCCTTCGCCGTCCTGGTCGGCGCCGCGGTCAACGCGGCGATCGACCGGATCTGGCCCTCGGTGGCGACCGCCGCGGCACGCGCGGCGAACGAGCGGCTCCGGCGCCAGCAGACCGCCCGCCCGGAGGGCGGAGCGCACACCCCGGACCACCCCGGCGCCGGAGCCCCCGAGGCCGACGACGAAGGGTCGGACATGCCGTCCGAATTCCCCGAGCGCTGGTCGAAATTCCTGCCGCCCGAGGATGTCACGGCCCGCCTGCGCACGAAGAAGCCCGAGGACAAACGTTCCGCACCGGACCAGGACTGA
- a CDS encoding acyl-CoA dehydrogenase family protein — MAPSTHTVTNQPPPLVGHDVFTTDRVLTEAVDRHTPPELVDGVREELALLGRSAGSAQAREWGFQANENPPRLRTHDRYGHRIDEVEFHPAWHRLLGKAVSAGLTDAWGRPAGHVRRAAGFLVWAQVEAGHGCPVSMTHAAVPALRADPALAAEWEPRLTSHVYERELGTPDSKPGALFGMAMTEKQGGSDVRANTTAAVPVAGDGGAYLLTGHKWFCSAPMSDGFLVLAQAPEGPTCFLVPRVLADGARNVFAIQRLKDKLGNRSNASAEVEFDGTWARRVGDEGRGVRTIIEMVAATRLDCAIGSAALMRQAVAQAVHHATYRRAFGGELIDKPLMRNVLADLALESEAATTLAMRLAAAYDSDTEEERAFLRLAVPAAKYWVTKRCTPVVAEALECLGGNGYVEESGLPRLLRESPLNSIWEGSGNVQALDVLRALQREPEALNAFLQEVGRARGADHRLDRAIRDLLTELADLDGIEARARRVAERIALVLQGSLLVRWAPPEVADAFCASRLGGDWGTAFGTLPHTLDLGSVVDRARVGG, encoded by the coding sequence ATGGCACCCAGCACTCACACCGTGACCAACCAGCCTCCACCCCTGGTGGGACATGACGTCTTCACGACCGACCGGGTCCTGACCGAGGCCGTGGACCGGCACACCCCGCCGGAACTCGTCGACGGCGTACGGGAGGAGCTCGCCCTGCTGGGCCGCAGCGCCGGGTCCGCGCAGGCGCGCGAGTGGGGCTTCCAGGCGAACGAGAACCCGCCGAGGCTGCGCACCCACGACCGCTACGGGCACCGGATCGACGAGGTGGAGTTCCATCCGGCCTGGCACCGGCTGCTGGGCAAGGCCGTGTCGGCGGGGCTGACCGATGCCTGGGGCCGTCCTGCCGGGCATGTGCGGCGCGCGGCCGGGTTCCTGGTGTGGGCGCAGGTCGAGGCGGGGCACGGCTGCCCGGTGTCGATGACGCATGCGGCGGTGCCCGCGCTGCGGGCCGACCCCGCGCTCGCCGCCGAGTGGGAGCCGCGGCTCACCTCGCACGTGTACGAGCGGGAGCTGGGAACCCCGGACAGCAAGCCGGGGGCGCTGTTCGGGATGGCGATGACGGAGAAGCAGGGCGGCAGCGACGTCCGCGCCAACACGACCGCCGCGGTGCCGGTCGCGGGGGACGGCGGCGCGTATCTGCTCACCGGGCACAAGTGGTTCTGCTCGGCACCGATGTCCGACGGCTTCCTGGTCCTGGCGCAGGCGCCGGAAGGGCCGACCTGCTTCCTGGTGCCCCGGGTGCTGGCGGACGGGGCGCGCAACGTCTTCGCGATCCAGCGGCTGAAGGACAAGCTCGGCAACCGGTCCAACGCGTCGGCCGAGGTCGAGTTCGACGGGACCTGGGCGCGCCGGGTGGGCGACGAGGGGCGGGGGGTGCGGACCATCATCGAGATGGTGGCGGCGACCCGGCTGGACTGCGCGATCGGCTCGGCCGCGCTGATGCGGCAGGCGGTGGCGCAGGCGGTGCACCACGCCACGTACCGCAGGGCGTTCGGCGGGGAGCTGATCGACAAGCCGCTGATGCGCAATGTCCTGGCCGATCTGGCGCTGGAGTCGGAGGCGGCGACGACGCTGGCGATGCGGCTGGCCGCCGCGTACGACAGCGACACCGAGGAGGAGCGGGCGTTCCTCCGGCTCGCGGTGCCGGCCGCCAAGTACTGGGTGACCAAACGCTGTACGCCCGTGGTGGCCGAGGCCCTCGAATGCCTGGGCGGCAACGGCTATGTGGAGGAGTCGGGGCTGCCCCGGCTGCTGCGCGAGTCGCCGCTCAACTCCATCTGGGAGGGTTCGGGGAACGTGCAGGCGCTGGACGTGCTGCGGGCGCTCCAGCGCGAGCCGGAGGCGCTCAACGCGTTCCTCCAGGAGGTGGGCCGGGCGCGCGGCGCCGACCACCGGCTGGACCGGGCGATCAGGGACCTGCTCACCGAACTCGCCGATCTGGACGGCATCGAGGCCCGTGCGCGCCGGGTGGCCGAGCGGATCGCGCTGGTGCTCCAGGGCTCGCTGCTGGTGCGCTGGGCGCCGCCCGAGGTCGCCGACGCGTTCTGCGCGTCGCGGCTGGGCGGTGACTGGGGTACGGCGTTCGGCACGCTGCCCCACACTCTGGACCTGGGGTCGGTCGTCGACCGGGCACGGGTCGGCGGCTAG
- a CDS encoding GAF domain-containing protein, translated as MRSGASNAAGPIARHTRESARTLHGIREATLSGDRPELAPRPVIGASWQRMLRIGLDPERDTSSVLLSAEELEHRRRSTALGELLPTLSRGLASVADASMQVMVVTDADGRVLWREGNRAVQRRANGIWLQEGAAWSEGSTGTNAVGTVLATGQTLQVHSAEHFVRTLQDWTCAAAPVQDPRDGRLLGVIDVSGPDSTFHPAMLALVDSVARLAAAELRDRHLDSVERLRSVAAPILSRVGGRALVVDAHGWPAAVTGMPPAGRLPLPKSFGPGRIWLPSLGMCAVEPLPGGWLIRPDGEGPGLRQPADGSAVSRVVLDLSGRRRWSVTVSGASGSWTQDLTPRHAELLYVLSLHREGRTAAELADDLFGDATRTVTVRAEMSRVRRGLAEVLAHRPYRFAEGVEVEVTGPADPAELLPHSTAPAVRRADPQR; from the coding sequence ATGAGGAGCGGAGCCTCCAACGCGGCCGGCCCCATAGCCCGGCACACCCGCGAGAGCGCCAGGACACTGCACGGCATACGGGAGGCGACGCTCTCGGGAGACCGTCCGGAGCTCGCGCCGCGCCCCGTCATCGGCGCCTCCTGGCAGCGGATGCTCCGGATCGGCCTCGACCCGGAGCGGGACACCAGCAGTGTGCTGCTGAGCGCGGAGGAGCTGGAGCACCGGCGCAGATCCACCGCGCTCGGCGAGCTGCTGCCGACGCTCAGCCGTGGACTCGCCTCGGTCGCCGACGCGTCGATGCAGGTCATGGTGGTCACCGATGCCGACGGGCGGGTGCTGTGGCGGGAGGGCAACCGGGCCGTCCAGCGCCGGGCCAACGGCATCTGGCTCCAGGAGGGCGCCGCCTGGAGCGAGGGCTCCACCGGCACCAACGCCGTCGGCACCGTCCTGGCGACCGGCCAGACCCTCCAGGTGCACTCCGCCGAGCACTTCGTCCGTACCTTGCAGGACTGGACCTGCGCCGCCGCGCCGGTCCAGGACCCGCGCGACGGGCGGCTGCTCGGGGTCATCGATGTCAGCGGCCCCGACTCGACCTTCCACCCGGCGATGCTCGCGCTGGTGGACTCGGTGGCCCGGCTGGCCGCGGCGGAGCTGCGGGACCGGCATCTCGACTCCGTGGAGCGGCTGCGGTCGGTGGCCGCGCCGATCCTGAGCAGGGTGGGCGGCCGGGCCCTGGTGGTGGACGCGCACGGCTGGCCGGCCGCCGTGACCGGGATGCCGCCGGCCGGCCGCCTGCCGCTCCCCAAGTCCTTCGGCCCGGGGCGGATCTGGCTGCCCTCGCTCGGGATGTGCGCGGTGGAGCCGCTGCCCGGCGGCTGGCTGATCCGGCCGGACGGGGAGGGGCCCGGGCTGCGGCAGCCGGCCGACGGGTCGGCGGTGAGCCGGGTCGTCCTCGATCTGAGCGGGCGCAGGCGCTGGTCGGTGACCGTGTCGGGGGCGTCCGGCAGCTGGACCCAGGATCTGACGCCCCGCCACGCGGAGCTGCTGTACGTGCTGAGCCTGCACCGCGAGGGCCGTACGGCGGCCGAGCTGGCGGACGACCTGTTCGGCGACGCGACCCGGACGGTGACGGTGCGCGCGGAGATGTCGCGGGTGCGCCGCGGTCTCGCCGAGGTGCTGGCGCACCGGCCGTACCGGTTCGCGGAAGGGGTCGAGGTGGAAGTGACAGGCCCGGCCGACCCGGCGGAGCTGCTTCCGCACTCGACGGCGCCCGCCGTGCGCCGCGCCGATCCGCAGCGGTGA
- a CDS encoding GNAT family N-acetyltransferase encodes MSAELHRDDWGIPHLRADSARALAHAQGRNAATDRAWQIETERHRAQGTSAAFLGAEAVGWDLFARQAGLADTARRCYAHLDADTAEWVRSYTDGVNAGLAEGAGNSAEFAAAGLEPGSWEPWTPLAIWLSTHILFAGFPAKLWREEAARALGDRAVGLFATDGPHTAGSNGWLVTGEHTASGAPILAGDPHRFIEAPGVYQQIHLACPEFDVAGLAVPGVPGIAHFGHASTVAWSITNAMADYQDLYRERLRRTGTAVEAFGPDGWEPAPSHTETIEVAGGEPVTVEVTETARGPVIIGGPDAPSAISLRYPPRVTGELGFEALPLLLRARTVADVDRAFDRWAEPVNVVQAADTRGGLLHRVAGAVPVRDRENGLRVVPGWESRYAWRGTRAPLPREPVDGVAVMANQRELAAPLGVEFAPPHRARRIRRLLAGAQDWSAPDMAAVHMDSRLPVEQPLLDLLYGLDEPGPGAAALRERLAGWDRRMDAGSTEAAAYAALRAAVVRRLAGHPALAALAGPAVAEGCPEVFRPWLALVTRVAFALDGLLASELLPEIDRAAVVRAAAEETVPPEVPWGELHRLAPWQAVPGEPGAPSGPPPAGWPGLSGDHDCVLSTSSVPGLTHRTTRAPAARYVWDLARRDDSLWAVPLGASGAPGDPHRIDQLPLWVRGGLVPVITDWNQLRSSMTTVHEQRVDGFGTVRISPVDPQRDSALIHRWVSQERARFWGMGDASPEDVLETYTYVDSLTTHHAYLLYRDGIPAALFQSYEPEADPVGDCYDVQPGDHGIHLLIGPSDGKPEHGFTATLLSVFLRFVLADPARQRIVAEPDVRNQKVIDRLRRFGFELGPEIDKPEKRARLAFLHRGAAGLL; translated from the coding sequence GTGAGCGCCGAGCTGCACCGCGACGACTGGGGCATTCCGCATCTGCGGGCGGACAGCGCGCGGGCCCTGGCCCACGCACAGGGCCGCAACGCGGCGACGGACCGCGCCTGGCAGATCGAGACCGAACGGCACCGGGCGCAGGGCACCAGCGCCGCCTTCCTGGGCGCGGAGGCCGTCGGCTGGGACCTCTTCGCCCGGCAGGCCGGGCTGGCGGACACCGCCAGGCGCTGCTACGCGCACCTGGACGCGGACACCGCCGAGTGGGTCCGCTCGTACACCGACGGGGTCAACGCCGGGCTGGCCGAAGGGGCGGGGAACTCGGCGGAGTTCGCCGCGGCCGGCCTGGAACCGGGCAGCTGGGAGCCGTGGACGCCGCTGGCGATCTGGCTGTCCACGCACATCCTCTTCGCCGGGTTCCCCGCCAAGCTCTGGCGCGAGGAAGCTGCCCGCGCCCTGGGCGACCGGGCCGTCGGCCTCTTCGCCACCGACGGGCCCCACACCGCGGGCAGCAACGGCTGGCTGGTCACCGGGGAACACACCGCGAGCGGCGCACCGATCCTCGCGGGCGACCCGCACCGCTTCATCGAGGCGCCGGGCGTCTACCAGCAGATCCACCTGGCCTGCCCGGAGTTCGACGTGGCGGGCCTCGCCGTGCCGGGCGTGCCCGGCATCGCGCACTTCGGGCACGCGTCGACGGTGGCCTGGTCGATCACCAACGCCATGGCCGACTACCAGGACCTCTACCGGGAACGCCTGCGCCGCACGGGCACGGCCGTGGAGGCGTTCGGCCCGGACGGATGGGAGCCCGCTCCTTCACACACCGAGACCATCGAGGTGGCGGGCGGCGAGCCGGTCACGGTGGAGGTGACCGAGACGGCACGCGGCCCGGTCATCATCGGTGGCCCGGACGCCCCTTCGGCCATCAGCCTCCGCTACCCCCCGCGGGTGACCGGTGAACTCGGCTTCGAGGCACTGCCGCTGCTGTTGCGCGCCCGTACGGTCGCCGATGTGGACCGGGCCTTCGACCGGTGGGCCGAGCCTGTCAACGTCGTCCAGGCCGCGGACACCCGGGGCGGTCTGCTGCACCGGGTCGCCGGGGCGGTTCCGGTGCGCGACCGGGAGAACGGGCTGCGTGTCGTACCCGGCTGGGAATCTCGGTACGCCTGGCGCGGCACGCGCGCGCCGCTGCCGCGGGAGCCGGTCGACGGGGTCGCGGTGATGGCCAACCAGCGGGAGCTGGCCGCCCCGCTCGGGGTCGAGTTCGCTCCCCCGCACCGGGCCCGGCGGATCCGGCGGCTGCTGGCCGGGGCGCAGGACTGGTCGGCACCGGACATGGCGGCGGTGCACATGGACAGCCGGCTGCCCGTGGAACAGCCCCTGCTCGATCTGCTGTACGGACTCGACGAGCCGGGCCCCGGTGCGGCCGCGCTGCGGGAGCGGCTGGCCGGCTGGGACCGCAGGATGGACGCCGGGAGCACGGAGGCCGCCGCGTATGCCGCACTCCGGGCAGCCGTGGTGCGGCGGCTGGCCGGACACCCGGCGCTCGCCGCCCTGGCCGGGCCCGCGGTGGCCGAGGGCTGTCCGGAGGTCTTCCGCCCCTGGCTGGCGCTGGTCACCCGGGTCGCGTTCGCACTGGACGGCCTGCTCGCGTCGGAGCTGCTGCCGGAGATCGACCGGGCGGCGGTCGTCCGGGCGGCGGCCGAGGAGACCGTGCCGCCGGAGGTCCCGTGGGGCGAACTGCACCGGCTCGCCCCGTGGCAGGCGGTGCCCGGCGAGCCGGGCGCCCCGTCCGGACCACCGCCCGCCGGGTGGCCCGGTCTCTCCGGCGACCACGACTGCGTCCTGTCCACCTCCAGCGTCCCCGGACTCACCCACCGGACGACCCGGGCCCCCGCCGCCCGGTACGTCTGGGACCTGGCGCGGCGCGACGACAGCCTCTGGGCGGTGCCGCTCGGGGCGTCCGGGGCACCCGGCGACCCGCACCGGATCGACCAGTTGCCGCTGTGGGTACGCGGCGGGCTCGTCCCCGTGATCACCGACTGGAACCAGCTGAGGAGCTCCATGACCACCGTGCACGAGCAGCGCGTCGACGGATTCGGGACCGTCCGGATCAGCCCGGTCGACCCGCAGCGGGACAGCGCCCTGATCCACCGCTGGGTCAGCCAGGAGCGGGCCCGTTTCTGGGGCATGGGCGACGCGAGCCCGGAGGACGTCCTGGAGACGTACACCTATGTCGACTCACTGACCACGCACCACGCCTATCTGCTCTACCGCGACGGGATACCCGCGGCGCTCTTCCAGAGCTACGAGCCGGAGGCCGACCCGGTGGGCGACTGCTACGACGTCCAGCCCGGTGATCACGGAATCCATCTGCTGATCGGTCCCTCCGACGGCAAACCCGAGCACGGTTTCACCGCCACGCTGCTGAGCGTGTTCCTGCGCTTCGTCCTCGCGGATCCCGCCCGGCAGCGCATCGTGGCCGAACCGGACGTCCGCAACCAGAAGGTGATCGACCGGCTGCGGCGCTTCGGCTTCGAACTCGGTCCGGAGATCGACAAGCCGGAGAAGCGGGCCCGGCTCGCCTTTCTGCACCGGGGGGCCGCGGGGCTGCTGTGA
- a CDS encoding GNAT family N-acetyltransferase, producing MKSDSTVTVTTWHLEQTSPADLRPAAEPGDGIRIVRAEVPSPEFSRYLYASVGADIRWTDRLSLTYAQWQELLARPGTETWVAYDRGTPAGYVELCAHDDGAVEIMYFGLIPAFRGRRIGGHLLTYGTRRAWDLAERTPGRAATERVRVHTCSKDGAHAMDNYLSRGFKLFRTETGEEPDVGTPGPWPGADA from the coding sequence ATGAAGAGCGACAGCACCGTCACCGTGACCACCTGGCACCTGGAGCAGACCTCGCCGGCCGATCTGCGCCCGGCCGCCGAGCCCGGCGACGGCATCCGGATCGTCCGGGCCGAGGTCCCCTCCCCGGAGTTCAGCCGCTACCTCTACGCCTCCGTGGGCGCGGACATCCGCTGGACGGACCGGCTCTCGCTGACGTACGCCCAGTGGCAGGAGCTGCTCGCGCGGCCGGGAACCGAGACCTGGGTGGCGTACGACCGGGGCACTCCGGCCGGATACGTGGAGCTGTGCGCGCACGACGACGGGGCCGTGGAGATCATGTACTTCGGGCTGATCCCGGCCTTCCGGGGGAGGCGGATCGGCGGCCACCTGCTCACGTACGGCACCCGGCGGGCCTGGGACCTCGCCGAGCGCACCCCCGGGCGGGCGGCCACCGAGCGGGTCCGGGTCCACACCTGCAGCAAGGACGGCGCCCATGCGATGGACAACTACCTGAGCCGCGGCTTCAAGCTGTTCAGGACCGAGACCGGGGAAGAGCCGGACGTCGGGACTCCGGGCCCGTGGCCGGGTGCGGACGCCTGA
- a CDS encoding putative leader peptide, translating into MPGTGIALVSRRHVDLCRMSSAICPAR; encoded by the coding sequence ATGCCTGGAACTGGAATTGCCTTGGTGAGTCGACGCCACGTCGATCTCTGCCGCATGTCCAGCGCCATCTGTCCGGCGCGCTGA
- a CDS encoding nitrite/sulfite reductase, whose translation MAASPGTPPPATPRRKVTRHRGEGQWAKGHFTPLNGNEQAKKDDDGLNVRTRIETIYSKRGFDSIDGGDLRGRMRWWGLYTQRKEGIDGGKTAVLEPEELDAEFFMMRVRIDGGRLTTEQLRVIGEISQEFARGTADLTDRQNIQFHWIRIEDVPEIWRRLEGVGLSTTEACGDTPRTVLGSPVAGVAENEIIDGTWAIDEIHRRFVGNPAFSNLPRKFKTAISGSPQLDVAHEINDIAFVGVDHPENGPGFDLWVGGGLSTNPKLGVRLGAWVPLDEVPDVFEGVISIFRDYGYRRLRTRARLKFLVADWGPEKFRQILEDEYLQRKLTDGPAPEQPADVWRDHLGVHRQRDGRFYVGFAPRVGRVDGTTLTKIAEVAEAHGSGRLRTTTEQKMIVLDIEEAQVDSVVAGLEALDLKVNASPFRRSTMACTGIEFCKLAIVETKARGASLIDELERRIPEFDEPITININGCPNACARIQVADIGLKGQLMLDGDGNQVEGFQVHLGGALGLDAGFGRKVRGLKVTSDELPDYVERVLKNFQAERADGERFATWAARADAESLS comes from the coding sequence ATGGCCGCCAGCCCTGGAACACCCCCGCCAGCCACGCCCCGCCGCAAGGTGACCCGTCACCGCGGCGAAGGCCAGTGGGCCAAGGGTCACTTCACCCCGCTGAACGGCAATGAGCAGGCCAAGAAGGACGACGACGGTCTCAATGTGCGGACACGCATTGAGACGATCTATTCCAAGCGCGGGTTCGACTCCATCGACGGCGGCGACCTGCGCGGCCGGATGCGCTGGTGGGGTCTCTACACGCAGCGCAAGGAAGGGATCGACGGCGGCAAGACCGCGGTCCTGGAACCGGAGGAGCTGGACGCCGAGTTCTTCATGATGCGGGTGCGCATCGACGGCGGCCGCCTCACCACGGAGCAGCTGCGGGTCATAGGTGAGATCTCGCAGGAGTTCGCACGCGGCACCGCCGACCTCACCGACCGGCAGAACATCCAGTTCCACTGGATCCGGATCGAGGACGTCCCGGAGATCTGGCGGCGCCTGGAAGGGGTCGGCCTCTCGACCACCGAGGCGTGCGGTGACACCCCCCGTACGGTCCTCGGCTCCCCGGTCGCGGGCGTGGCCGAGAACGAGATCATCGACGGCACCTGGGCCATCGACGAGATCCACCGCCGCTTCGTGGGCAACCCCGCCTTCTCCAACCTGCCGCGGAAGTTCAAGACCGCGATCTCCGGCTCCCCGCAGCTCGATGTGGCGCACGAGATCAACGACATCGCGTTCGTCGGTGTCGACCACCCCGAGAACGGCCCGGGTTTCGACCTGTGGGTGGGCGGCGGTCTCTCCACCAACCCCAAGCTCGGTGTCAGGCTGGGCGCCTGGGTGCCGCTGGACGAGGTGCCCGACGTCTTCGAGGGCGTCATCTCGATCTTCCGCGACTACGGCTACCGCCGGCTGCGCACCCGGGCCCGGCTGAAGTTCCTGGTCGCCGACTGGGGCCCGGAGAAGTTCCGGCAGATCCTGGAGGACGAGTACCTCCAGCGGAAGCTGACCGACGGCCCCGCCCCCGAGCAGCCCGCCGACGTCTGGCGCGACCACCTCGGAGTGCACAGGCAGCGGGACGGCCGCTTCTACGTGGGGTTCGCGCCCCGTGTCGGACGGGTGGACGGCACGACCCTGACGAAGATCGCCGAGGTGGCCGAGGCCCACGGCTCCGGACGGCTGCGGACCACCACCGAGCAGAAGATGATCGTGCTGGACATCGAGGAGGCGCAGGTCGACTCGGTGGTCGCCGGTCTCGAAGCGCTCGACCTCAAGGTCAACGCCTCGCCGTTCCGGCGCTCCACCATGGCCTGCACCGGCATCGAGTTCTGCAAGCTGGCGATCGTCGAGACCAAGGCGCGCGGTGCCTCGCTCATCGATGAACTGGAGCGCAGGATCCCGGAGTTCGACGAACCGATCACCATCAACATCAACGGCTGCCCGAACGCCTGCGCGCGGATCCAGGTCGCCGACATCGGCCTCAAGGGCCAGCTGATGCTGGACGGCGACGGCAACCAGGTCGAGGGGTTCCAGGTGCACCTGGGCGGCGCGCTGGGCCTGGACGCGGGATTCGGCCGCAAGGTCCGCGGGCTGAAGGTCACTTCGGACGAGCTGCCCGACTACGTCGAGCGGGTGCTGAAGAACTTCCAGGCCGAGCGCGCGGACGGCGAGCGGTTCGCGACCTGGGCCGCCCGCGCGGACGCGGAGTCCCTCTCATGA
- a CDS encoding phosphoadenylyl-sulfate reductase, with amino-acid sequence MTGTPETEHPKAMAERAGRELEDASPLEILRWAAGTFGKRFCVTSSMEDAVVAHLASRAFPGVDVVFLDTGYHFPETIGTRDAVEAVMDVNVITLLPWQTVAEQDAEYGPELHDRDPDLCCALRKVKPLEDGLTNYSAWATGLRRDESPTRAGTPVVGWDEKRQKIKISPIARWTQDDVDAYVAEHGVLTNPLLMDGYPSIGCAPCTRRVAEGEDARAGRWAGRNKTECGLHG; translated from the coding sequence ATGACCGGCACTCCGGAGACCGAACACCCGAAGGCCATGGCCGAGCGCGCGGGCCGCGAACTGGAGGACGCGTCGCCGCTGGAGATCCTCCGCTGGGCGGCCGGCACCTTCGGCAAGCGCTTCTGTGTGACCTCCTCCATGGAGGACGCGGTCGTCGCCCACCTGGCATCCCGCGCCTTCCCCGGCGTGGATGTCGTCTTCCTCGACACCGGCTACCACTTCCCCGAGACCATCGGCACCCGCGACGCCGTGGAGGCCGTGATGGACGTCAACGTCATCACGCTGCTGCCCTGGCAGACCGTCGCCGAGCAGGACGCCGAGTACGGACCGGAGCTGCACGACCGGGACCCCGACCTGTGCTGCGCGCTGCGCAAGGTCAAGCCCCTGGAGGACGGGCTCACGAACTACTCGGCCTGGGCGACCGGCCTGCGCCGCGACGAGTCCCCCACCCGGGCGGGCACCCCCGTCGTCGGCTGGGACGAGAAGCGGCAGAAGATCAAGATCTCGCCGATCGCCCGCTGGACGCAGGACGACGTGGACGCGTACGTCGCCGAGCACGGCGTCCTCACCAACCCGCTGCTGATGGACGGCTACCCCTCCATCGGCTGCGCGCCGTGCACCCGGCGGGTCGCGGAGGGCGAGGACGCCCGCGCCGGCCGCTGGGCCGGCCGGAACAAGACCGAGTGCGGGCTGCACGGCTGA
- the cysC gene encoding adenylyl-sulfate kinase, with the protein MTRDQENEMTTDQGATVWLTGLPSAGKTTIAHELADTLRGEGHRVEVLDGDEIREFLSAGLGFSREDRHTNVQRIGFVAELLASNGVKALVPVIAPYADSRDAVRKRHASTGTTYLEVHVATPVEVCSVRDVKGLYARQAAGEISGLTGVDDPYEAPETPDLRIESHTQTVQESAAALHALLTERGLAR; encoded by the coding sequence ATGACGAGGGATCAGGAGAACGAGATGACGACGGACCAGGGAGCCACTGTCTGGCTCACCGGTCTGCCGAGCGCGGGCAAGACCACCATCGCCCACGAACTCGCGGACACCCTCCGCGGCGAGGGCCACCGGGTGGAGGTGCTCGACGGCGACGAGATCCGCGAGTTCCTCTCGGCGGGCCTCGGCTTCAGCCGCGAGGACCGGCACACCAACGTCCAGCGGATCGGCTTCGTCGCCGAGCTGCTGGCGTCCAACGGGGTGAAGGCGCTGGTGCCGGTCATCGCGCCGTACGCGGACAGCCGCGATGCGGTGCGCAAACGGCACGCGAGCACCGGCACCACGTATCTGGAGGTGCATGTCGCGACCCCGGTCGAGGTGTGCTCCGTACGTGATGTGAAGGGCCTGTACGCCAGGCAGGCGGCGGGCGAGATCTCCGGGCTCACCGGGGTCGACGACCCCTACGAGGCGCCGGAGACCCCGGACCTGCGCATCGAGTCGCACACCCAGACCGTGCAGGAGTCCGCAGCCGCGCTGCACGCGCTGCTCACCGAGAGGGGCCTGGCCCGATGA